A genomic window from Carassius auratus strain Wakin chromosome 19, ASM336829v1, whole genome shotgun sequence includes:
- the LOC113119207 gene encoding synaptotagmin-11 — MAEMNNLKPTYDVSPVLAGFLGAGVLVVSVTVAVFLWTCCQRRYRQMTGAYKLTSGPYDPPVDPPYKFIHMLKGISIYPESLSNSKKIVRVGRRSGSGSLFREWGRGSRNGDVLLVDADPEGGTPHLQMNHLVPPVGPPRLERALPIRADYCCMESSSGSSSEAPSKTASPHSLDSPSLGTLSLAVDYNFPKKALVVTIVGAQGLPAVDEQAGSSDPYVKMTILPEKKHRVKTRVLRKTLEPVFDETFTFYGIPYSSLPELSLHFLVLSFDRFARDDVIGEAVVPLVGVDPSTGRAHITQQINKRNTQCESRGELLVSLSYHPVTHRLNVVVLKAKHLPTMDITGLSGNPYVKVNVFYGRKRIAKKKTHVKKCTLSPVFNESFIYDVPTELMPDISVEFLVIDFDRTTKNEVVGRLVLGGQSPIPSGVTHWREVCDNPRRQIAKWHNLIEY; from the exons ATGTGTCCCCAGTACTTGCGGGTTTTCTGGGAGCGGGGGTCTTGGTCGTCTCTGTGACGGTGGCCGTTTTTCTTTGGACGTGCTGTCAGCGGCGATATCGTCAAATGACAGGTGCGTACAAGCTGACTAGCGGCCCCTACGACCCACCTGTTGACCCTCCCTACAAGTTCATCCACATGCTCAAAGGCATCAGCATCTACCCCGAGAGCCTCAGTAACAGCAAGAAGATCGTACGGGTGGGCCGGCGCTCAGGATCAGGCTCCCTGTTTAGAGAATGGGGTCGTGGGTCCCGAAATGGCGATGTGCTTCTTGTGGATGCGGATCCTGAAGGTGGTACCCCACACCTACAGATGAACCACCTGGTACCGCCTGTGGGACCCCCCAGACTGGAGAGGGCGCTGCCCATCCGGGCTGACTACTGCTGTATGGAGAGCAGCTCAGGAAGCAGCAGCGAAGCTCCCAGTAAGACGGCATCGCCCCACAGTCTCGACTCCCCCTCTCTGGGAACGCTCAGTTTGGCTGTTGACTACAACTTCCCCAAGAAGGCCCTCGTTGTGACCATTGTAGGAGCGCAGGGACTCCCTGCGGTGGACGAGCAGGCGGGCAGCTCCGACCCCTATGTGAAGATGACCATCCTGCCCGAGAAGAAGCACCGGGTGAAGACGCGTGTCCTGAGGAAGACTCTGGAGCCTGTGTTCGACGAGACGTTCACCTTCTACGGCATCCCTTACAGCTCGCTGCCCGAGCTCTCGCTGCACTTCCTGGTGCTCAGCTTCGATCGCTTCGCGCGGGATGATGTCATAGGGGAGGCGGTGGTGCCATTGGTGGGTGTGGATCCCAGCACGGGACGGGCGCACATCACCCAGCAAATCAACAAGAGGAACACGCAG TGTGAAAGTCGTGGGGAGCTGCTGGTCTCTCTGTCCTACCACCCTGTTACTCACAGGCTTAACGTGGTAGTCCTTAAGGCCAAACACCTGCCAACCATGGACATCACTGGCCTGTCCGGCA ACCCTTATGTTAAAGTGAACGTCTTCTACGGCCGCAAGCGCATAGCCAAGAAGAAGACACATGTGAAGAAATGCACACTCAGTCCCGTTTTCAATGAATCATTTATCTACGATGTCCCCACTGAGCTAATGCCGGACATCTCTGTGGAGTTTCTGGTCATCGATTTTGACCGCACCACGAAGAATGAGGTCGTGGGTCGCCTGGTTCTGGGTGGTCAGAGCCCAATTCCATCAGGGGTGACTCACTGGAGGGAAGTCTGTGACAACCCAAGGCGGCAGATTGCCAAGTGGCATAACCTTATAGAGTACTAG